Proteins co-encoded in one Halorussus lipolyticus genomic window:
- a CDS encoding NAD-dependent epimerase/dehydratase family protein: MNDGDDDALGSTVGPTVSGETVLITGGAGFIGSHLAEELVGDNEVRVLDDFSGGARENVPDEAEIVEGDVCDPETLAEATDGASLIFHEAALVSVEESVEDPPASNRVNAAATVDLLECARDEDARVVLASSAAIYGHPDSLPISEDDSKDPTSPYGIDKLSLDHYARRYHDLYGLETVPLRYFNVYGPRQNPEYSAVVNVFFQQAEEGPITIEGDGEQTRDFVHVRDVVQANLLAATTDHVGEAFNVATGRSVTIRDLAETIVDVTDSSSEITHVDPRPGDIEESDPDISKAREKLGYEPTVSLEEGLRELAEAKGLR, encoded by the coding sequence ATGAACGACGGTGACGACGACGCGCTCGGGTCCACGGTCGGCCCGACGGTTTCCGGCGAGACGGTGCTGATAACCGGCGGTGCTGGCTTCATCGGAAGCCACCTCGCCGAGGAGTTAGTCGGCGACAACGAGGTCCGGGTCCTCGACGACTTCTCGGGCGGGGCGCGCGAGAACGTGCCCGACGAGGCCGAAATCGTGGAGGGCGACGTGTGCGACCCCGAGACGCTGGCGGAGGCCACGGACGGCGCGAGTCTCATCTTCCACGAGGCCGCGCTGGTCAGCGTCGAGGAGTCGGTCGAGGACCCGCCCGCGAGCAACCGTGTCAACGCCGCCGCGACGGTGGACCTACTGGAGTGTGCCCGCGACGAGGACGCTCGGGTGGTGCTGGCCTCCTCCGCCGCCATCTACGGCCACCCCGACTCCCTGCCGATTTCGGAGGACGACTCGAAGGACCCGACCTCGCCCTACGGCATCGACAAGCTATCGCTGGACCACTACGCCCGGCGGTATCACGACCTCTACGGCCTCGAAACCGTCCCGCTACGCTACTTCAACGTCTACGGCCCTCGCCAGAACCCCGAGTACAGCGCGGTCGTGAACGTCTTCTTCCAGCAGGCCGAGGAGGGTCCCATCACCATCGAGGGCGACGGCGAGCAGACCCGCGATTTCGTCCACGTCCGGGACGTGGTGCAGGCCAACCTGCTGGCGGCGACCACCGACCACGTGGGCGAGGCGTTCAACGTCGCCACGGGTCGGAGCGTCACCATCCGGGACCTCGCCGAGACTATCGTGGACGTGACCGACTCGTCCTCGGAGATTACCCACGTAGACCCCCGGCCCGGCGACATCGAGGAGAGCGACCCCGACATCTCGAAGGCCCGCGAGAAGTTGGGCTACGAACCGACCGTCTCGCTGGAGGAGGGCCTCCGGGAGTTGGCCGAGGCGAAGGGGCTTCGGTGA
- a CDS encoding Gfo/Idh/MocA family protein: MALESAVIGAGNVSDRHLSGLQKCPETELVAVCDLDEERAKTTADEYGIRAYFDVESLIDAEDLDWLHICTPVQSHFPLAKQAIEAGIPVMIEKPITETVEEFEELRAAADEHDVPVSVMHNHRFTPAMRTAMERVESGELGELWGIDLVHTGDTLPDDANRGEWAFDLPGGEFEEGLPHPIYLALSAGGFPKDRESVKATTNLSGEYDYDFTYDSAQLQYTTDEGVLCNVKLISGSIPQRQLMLHGEKKSLTVDLVSQSVVELDKHYVSSSVTRVQNTVDKVVGHVRGSVDNVLKVAKSKRDESWETEKSLKPHYYQIDAEAKALAHGGEMPVPMEEGKWTIALINEIRAEADREMVESRPSVAATDD; the protein is encoded by the coding sequence ATGGCGCTGGAATCCGCAGTCATCGGCGCAGGAAACGTATCTGACCGGCACCTTTCGGGCCTCCAGAAGTGTCCGGAGACCGAACTGGTGGCGGTGTGCGACCTCGACGAGGAGAGAGCGAAGACGACCGCCGACGAGTACGGTATCCGGGCGTACTTCGACGTGGAATCGCTCATCGACGCCGAGGACCTCGACTGGCTTCACATCTGCACGCCGGTCCAGTCTCACTTCCCGCTGGCCAAGCAGGCCATCGAGGCGGGCATCCCGGTGATGATAGAGAAGCCAATCACCGAGACAGTCGAGGAGTTCGAGGAGCTACGGGCCGCGGCCGACGAACACGACGTGCCCGTCTCGGTGATGCACAACCACCGGTTCACCCCGGCGATGCGGACAGCGATGGAGCGCGTCGAGTCGGGCGAACTCGGCGAACTCTGGGGCATCGACCTCGTTCACACCGGCGACACCCTGCCCGACGACGCCAACCGCGGCGAGTGGGCCTTCGACCTGCCCGGCGGCGAGTTCGAGGAGGGCCTGCCCCATCCCATCTATCTGGCGCTCAGCGCGGGCGGATTCCCGAAGGACCGCGAGTCGGTCAAGGCGACCACCAATCTCTCGGGCGAGTACGACTACGATTTCACCTACGACAGCGCCCAACTCCAGTACACCACCGACGAGGGCGTGCTGTGTAACGTCAAACTCATCTCGGGGTCCATCCCCCAGCGACAACTCATGCTCCACGGCGAGAAGAAGTCGCTGACGGTCGATTTGGTCTCTCAGAGCGTGGTCGAACTCGACAAGCACTACGTGTCCTCGTCGGTCACGCGCGTCCAGAACACGGTGGACAAGGTGGTCGGCCACGTCCGCGGGTCGGTCGATAACGTCCTGAAGGTCGCAAAGAGCAAGCGCGACGAGAGTTGGGAGACCGAAAAGAGCCTCAAACCCCACTACTACCAAATCGACGCCGAAGCAAAGGCGCTGGCTCACGGCGGCGAGATGCCCGTCCCGATGGAGGAGGGCAAGTGGACGATTGCTTTAATCAACGAGATTCGTGCCGAAGCGGATCGAGAGATGGTCGAGAGTCGTCCCTCGGTCGCCGCCACCGACGACTGA
- a CDS encoding flippase, which translates to MSAGNRLSKGFRLTFLGRIVHISANAALMVLLTRYLLQPAEYGLLFLGLSVVGVARLFSDLGLAKSAARYVSEFKENDPAQIPHVLLAALKYRLALVALVGGVLAVANQPIARFIGEPELAPLLLVGAGYLGVHSLSVFNSLLFQGFNRVEWSALVQIVNNANRVVFVVVFVFGLGLGAVGAMLGYLAGAGLAMLVGTAILYRKFYSRHEKADSPEEGLSRRVLEYSVPLTVTKGAGVLNNKIDTILIGVLLNPAAVGFYTIAKQISSSVLAPAGSLGFTISPELGEQKANEQLDRAAELYQQAVEYTLLLYIPGAVGLVLVAEPTVRVVFGEEYLSAVPVVQVFGAYVVLRAINKITTKTLDFLGRARIRAIAKGVTAGANFVLNLLLIPRFGVVGAGFATVATYGAYTAINVSVMQSELPLALSDLGRSVALIGGTAIGMAAVVFASTPLISNAISLAGVVLLGVAVWAGLSIASGLVNPRTVVSFLASD; encoded by the coding sequence ATGTCGGCCGGCAACCGACTCTCGAAGGGGTTCAGACTCACCTTCCTCGGGCGCATCGTCCATATCTCGGCCAACGCCGCCCTGATGGTGCTTCTGACCCGGTACCTGCTCCAACCCGCCGAGTACGGTCTCCTCTTTCTGGGTCTGTCGGTCGTCGGCGTCGCGCGACTGTTCAGCGACTTGGGGCTGGCCAAGTCCGCGGCGCGGTACGTCTCGGAGTTCAAGGAGAACGACCCGGCCCAGATTCCCCACGTCCTGCTGGCGGCGCTGAAGTACCGACTGGCGCTCGTCGCGCTGGTCGGGGGCGTCCTCGCGGTCGCCAACCAACCTATCGCCCGGTTCATCGGCGAGCCGGAACTCGCGCCGCTCCTGCTGGTCGGGGCCGGCTACCTCGGAGTTCACTCGCTGAGTGTGTTCAACAGCCTGCTGTTTCAGGGGTTCAACCGGGTCGAGTGGAGCGCGCTGGTCCAAATCGTGAACAACGCCAACCGGGTCGTGTTCGTGGTCGTGTTCGTCTTCGGCCTCGGCCTCGGGGCGGTCGGCGCGATGCTCGGCTACCTTGCCGGGGCTGGGCTGGCGATGCTGGTCGGGACTGCCATCCTCTACCGGAAGTTCTACTCCCGACACGAGAAGGCTGACTCCCCGGAGGAGGGCCTCTCCCGGCGCGTGCTGGAGTACAGCGTCCCCCTCACGGTGACGAAGGGCGCGGGCGTGCTGAACAACAAAATCGACACCATCCTCATCGGCGTCCTGCTCAACCCCGCCGCGGTCGGGTTCTACACCATCGCCAAGCAGATTTCGTCGTCTGTCCTCGCGCCCGCCGGGTCGCTCGGGTTCACCATCTCGCCCGAACTCGGCGAGCAGAAGGCCAACGAGCAGTTAGACCGGGCGGCAGAACTCTACCAGCAGGCGGTCGAGTACACCCTGCTGTTGTACATCCCCGGCGCTGTCGGACTGGTCCTCGTCGCAGAGCCGACGGTCCGAGTCGTCTTCGGCGAGGAGTACCTCTCGGCGGTTCCCGTCGTGCAGGTGTTCGGGGCCTACGTCGTCCTCCGGGCCATCAACAAGATTACGACCAAGACGCTCGACTTCCTCGGTCGGGCGCGAATCCGGGCGATTGCGAAGGGCGTGACCGCGGGAGCCAACTTCGTGCTGAACCTGCTCCTCATCCCGCGGTTCGGCGTCGTCGGGGCCGGATTCGCCACGGTCGCAACTTACGGCGCGTACACCGCTATCAACGTCTCGGTCATGCAGTCAGAGCTACCCCTCGCGCTGTCGGACCTCGGGCGGTCGGTGGCACTCATCGGCGGGACCGCCATCGGGATGGCGGCGGTCGTCTTCGCTTCGACGCCGCTCATCTCGAACGCGATTTCGCTGGCCGGGGTGGTCCTCCTCGGGGTCGCGGTCTGGGCAGGCCTGTCCATCGCCAGCGGTCTGGTGAACCCCCGGACCGTCGTGTCGTTTCTCGCATCTGATTGA
- a CDS encoding flippase, whose translation MDLKQFSRSFKAMLSARVLHMVASGLLMVVLARFLLTQEEYGLLGAALAVMGVVQLFTDLGIAKAAARYITEYREKKPDQVPHVLRTAMTYRLAAILVVGGLFALLAGQVSGMVGQPELGPLLVVGAGYIAVHSLFTFSQVIFQGYNQITNSAVIRAIGSLSRLVLAAAFVLVVGGAFGAIVGYIVGYGVGAVLGLAMLYWKCYRDADRSSKPEPGLTNRVARYSIPLTATRGANILDKRVDTILVGFFMNPVAVGYYYLAKQIMGFIHSPAASLGFTLSPAYGEHKADGETDHAAQIYETTLKYILLLYVPAAVGMVIVAEPAITLVFGEKWADAAPVLQVFSAYVILQAVSYITGDALDFLGRARERAIAKGGGSVANFLLNLVMIPAFGVVGAAAATVITHAGVLAVTLWVIHAELSLSLGELARHLTAVVAVTGAMAIAVVAVLAQVGGALAVVASIFAGIAVWGGLSIAGGLLDLRRVRTILT comes from the coding sequence ATGGACCTGAAACAGTTCTCGCGGTCGTTCAAGGCGATGCTGAGCGCCCGCGTCCTCCACATGGTCGCCAGCGGTCTGCTGATGGTCGTACTGGCGCGATTCCTCCTCACGCAGGAGGAGTACGGTCTCCTCGGCGCGGCGCTGGCGGTGATGGGGGTCGTCCAGTTGTTCACCGACCTCGGTATCGCCAAGGCGGCCGCGCGCTACATCACCGAGTACCGCGAGAAGAAACCGGACCAAGTGCCCCACGTCCTCCGGACCGCGATGACTTACCGGCTTGCGGCCATTCTGGTCGTGGGCGGCCTGTTCGCCCTACTGGCCGGGCAGGTCTCCGGGATGGTCGGCCAACCGGAACTTGGCCCCTTGCTCGTGGTCGGGGCTGGCTACATCGCGGTCCACTCGCTGTTCACCTTCTCGCAGGTCATCTTTCAGGGGTACAACCAGATAACCAACAGTGCGGTGATTCGGGCCATCGGGTCGCTGAGTCGGTTGGTCCTCGCGGCGGCGTTCGTCCTCGTCGTCGGCGGCGCGTTCGGTGCCATCGTGGGCTACATCGTCGGCTACGGGGTCGGCGCGGTCCTCGGGTTAGCGATGCTCTACTGGAAGTGCTACCGGGACGCCGACCGGTCGAGCAAGCCGGAACCGGGCCTGACCAACCGGGTTGCCCGGTACAGCATCCCGCTGACCGCGACCCGCGGGGCGAATATTCTCGACAAGCGCGTGGACACGATTCTGGTCGGCTTCTTCATGAACCCGGTCGCGGTGGGCTACTACTACCTCGCCAAGCAGATTATGGGATTCATCCACTCTCCGGCGGCCTCGCTCGGGTTCACCCTCTCGCCGGCCTACGGCGAACACAAGGCCGACGGCGAGACCGACCACGCGGCCCAGATTTACGAGACCACGCTGAAGTACATCCTGCTCCTGTACGTCCCGGCCGCCGTGGGCATGGTTATCGTGGCCGAACCCGCCATCACGCTCGTCTTCGGCGAGAAGTGGGCGGACGCCGCGCCGGTCTTGCAGGTGTTTTCGGCCTACGTGATTCTGCAAGCCGTCTCGTACATCACCGGGGACGCGCTGGACTTCCTCGGGAGAGCGCGAGAGCGTGCCATCGCCAAGGGCGGCGGGTCGGTCGCCAACTTCCTCCTCAACCTCGTGATGATTCCGGCGTTCGGCGTGGTCGGCGCGGCCGCCGCGACGGTCATCACCCACGCCGGGGTGCTGGCGGTCACGCTCTGGGTCATCCACGCCGAACTCTCGCTGTCGCTCGGCGAACTCGCGCGCCACCTGACCGCGGTGGTCGCGGTGACGGGCGCGATGGCGATTGCGGTCGTCGCGGTCCTCGCGCAGGTCGGCGGCGCGCTCGCCGTCGTGGCCTCGATTTTCGCCGGCATCGCGGTCTGGGGCGGCCTCTCCATCGCGGGCGGCCTGCTGGACCTCCGGCGCGTCCGGACCATCCTGACCTAA